The following proteins come from a genomic window of Flavobacterium crocinum:
- a CDS encoding copper homeostasis protein CutC, translating to MKKNQLEIACFNYESAIIAQENGADRIELCENMKLGGTTPNSILVVKVREDLKIKMHVIIRPRGGDFVYSDEELTEMKQDIKQFKKLGVDGFVFGILKDNGKVNKKQNKELVHLAHPLSCTFHRAFDVVKDVEKSLEDVIECGFKTILTSGQGINVEEGILALERIQELAGDRIEIMPGGGLRSSNIKLLQEKLDLTFYHSSAITDNTEIANPEEIKELKNFL from the coding sequence ATGAAAAAAAATCAACTTGAAATAGCTTGTTTTAATTATGAATCGGCAATAATTGCACAGGAAAATGGTGCAGACAGAATCGAACTTTGTGAAAATATGAAGCTTGGCGGGACAACACCAAATTCCATTTTAGTAGTAAAGGTTCGTGAAGATTTAAAAATTAAAATGCATGTAATTATCAGACCCCGCGGCGGAGATTTTGTTTATTCTGATGAAGAGTTGACAGAAATGAAACAAGATATAAAACAGTTTAAAAAACTGGGAGTAGATGGATTTGTCTTCGGAATTTTAAAGGATAACGGAAAAGTAAACAAAAAACAAAATAAAGAACTGGTTCATTTAGCACATCCGCTTTCCTGTACTTTTCATCGTGCTTTTGATGTGGTTAAAGATGTAGAAAAATCATTGGAAGATGTTATAGAATGTGGCTTTAAAACCATTCTGACTTCGGGGCAGGGAATAAATGTTGAAGAAGGAATTCTGGCTTTGGAGAGAATTCAGGAATTGGCAGGAGACCGAATAGAGATCATGCCAGGCGGCGGGTTGCGATCTTCAAACATAAAATTGTTACAGGAAAAACTGGATTTAACTTTTTATCATTCGTCTGCAATTACAGATAATACTGAAATTGCAAATCCTGAAGAAATAAAAGAACTTAAAAACTTTCTATAA
- a CDS encoding 3-oxoacyl-ACP synthase III family protein, which yields MYHSKIAGLGYYVPSNVVTNDDLSKIMDTNDEWIQERTGIQERRHIIRGEDTTTSMGVKAAKIAIERSGVAKEDIDFVVFATLSPDYYFPGPGVLVQRDLGLRTVGALDVRNQCSGFVYALSVADQYIKTGMYKNILVIGSEVHSTGLDMTTRGRGVSVIFGDGAGAAVLSREEDLTKGILSTHLHSEGEHAEELALQAPGMGARWVTDIIADNDPNDESYYPYMNGQFVFKNAVVRFAEVINEGLEANGLQVSDIDMLIPHQANLRISQFIQNKFKLTDDQVHNNIQKYGNTTAASIPIALTEAWEQGKIKSGDTVVLAAFGSGFTWASAIIKW from the coding sequence ATGTATCATTCAAAAATAGCTGGTTTAGGATATTATGTTCCTTCTAATGTGGTGACTAATGATGATTTGTCTAAGATAATGGATACCAATGACGAATGGATTCAGGAAAGAACCGGAATTCAGGAACGAAGACACATTATTCGTGGAGAAGACACCACAACTTCAATGGGAGTGAAAGCGGCTAAAATTGCAATCGAACGTTCTGGTGTTGCCAAAGAAGATATTGATTTTGTAGTTTTTGCAACCTTAAGTCCGGATTATTATTTTCCAGGACCGGGAGTTTTGGTACAAAGGGATTTGGGATTAAGAACAGTTGGTGCTTTAGATGTTAGAAACCAATGCTCAGGATTTGTTTATGCACTTTCTGTTGCAGATCAATATATTAAAACCGGAATGTACAAAAATATTTTGGTAATTGGTTCTGAGGTTCATTCTACAGGATTAGACATGACAACTCGCGGACGCGGGGTTTCTGTAATTTTTGGTGATGGAGCTGGAGCTGCAGTTTTGAGCAGAGAAGAAGATTTAACAAAAGGAATCCTTTCTACTCATTTGCATTCTGAAGGAGAACATGCAGAAGAATTAGCTCTGCAGGCGCCGGGAATGGGAGCACGTTGGGTAACCGATATTATTGCAGATAATGATCCAAACGACGAAAGTTATTACCCATATATGAACGGCCAGTTTGTATTTAAAAATGCTGTGGTTCGTTTTGCGGAGGTAATTAATGAAGGTTTGGAAGCAAATGGTCTTCAGGTTTCGGATATCGATATGCTGATTCCGCATCAGGCTAATTTAAGAATCTCTCAGTTCATTCAAAATAAATTCAAACTGACAGACGATCAGGTTCACAATAATATTCAGAAATACGGTAATACAACAGCAGCATCTATTCCGATTGCTTTGACAGAAGCCTGGGAGCAAGGAAAAATCAAATCTGGAGATACTGTAGTTTTAGCAGCCTTTGGTAGTGGATTTACCTGGGCAAGTGCTATTATTAAATGGTAA
- a CDS encoding ABC transporter ATP-binding protein produces the protein MLDIQNISFTYTESPVIKNISFSIEKGQNIAIIGESGCGKSTLLKLIYGLYDLDEGSISYEGKPVLGPKFNLIPGMPYMKYLAQDFDLSPYETVAENVGKFLSNGFANMKKLRVQELLEMVEMDQFANVKTKFLSGGQQQRVALVRVLALEPEVILLDEPFSQIDAFRKNALRRNLFRYLKQKGITCIIATHDSTDALSFADQAIVMRNGEMLVKDDPSKIYEDPKIKYVASLFGEVNEIPTHLLLSYEDETHKTLVYPHQFKMVSESRLMVKIRRTYFRGSHYLIETVYKRQLIFFESEIDLPIEQEVFLALNYL, from the coding sequence ATGCTTGACATTCAAAATATATCTTTTACTTATACCGAAAGCCCCGTTATAAAAAACATCTCTTTTTCTATTGAGAAAGGACAGAACATTGCTATTATTGGTGAAAGCGGCTGCGGAAAAAGTACGCTTCTTAAGCTTATTTATGGTTTGTACGATTTAGATGAAGGAAGTATCTCTTATGAAGGGAAACCTGTTTTGGGCCCAAAATTTAATTTGATTCCCGGAATGCCTTATATGAAATATCTGGCGCAGGATTTTGATTTGTCTCCGTATGAGACTGTGGCCGAAAATGTAGGGAAGTTTCTTTCGAACGGTTTTGCTAACATGAAAAAACTTCGTGTTCAGGAATTACTGGAAATGGTCGAAATGGATCAGTTTGCCAATGTAAAAACAAAGTTTTTAAGTGGAGGACAACAACAGCGAGTGGCACTGGTTAGAGTTTTGGCTCTGGAACCGGAAGTGATTTTGCTTGACGAGCCCTTTAGTCAGATTGATGCTTTTAGAAAAAACGCGTTGCGTCGTAATCTATTTCGTTACCTAAAACAAAAAGGAATTACCTGTATTATTGCAACACACGACAGTACAGATGCTTTGTCTTTTGCAGATCAGGCTATTGTAATGCGAAATGGGGAAATGCTTGTTAAAGACGATCCTTCTAAGATTTATGAAGATCCAAAAATTAAATATGTAGCTTCATTGTTTGGAGAAGTTAATGAGATTCCGACACATTTATTATTATCCTACGAAGACGAAACTCATAAAACATTGGTTTATCCGCATCAGTTTAAAATGGTTTCAGAATCCAGACTGATGGTAAAAATCAGGAGAACTTATTTTAGAGGAAGTCATTATTTAATCGAAACCGTTTATAAAAGACAACTGATCTTTTTTGAAAGTGAAATCGATTTGCCGATTGAGCAGGAAGTCTTTTTAGCATTAAATTATTTATAA
- a CDS encoding AHH domain-containing protein, with product MYLILFTSLFSSCSVEENIISNETIHSSNYSLKTITRDEIDLNTKIVAKLQKYNSQQNNITSKNVPIDNLGLTIQTDNANYIKNGNYHSYTFSTVQNETDNIKNILFSLTENGEYDAFLVEYGFNKIELNSFDSKNKPGSAKITPINLDISSVTAKTASLWVCKYNYELVSSGDLVGAENVIYSWVLVTSDCTVINANVIDDDTSTTNYGSGTASYTSNGYMNPTAGGGSSIATSPLFAMYDEPEILKIETVKKYLNVGGQQKRFLEQNGEIAFAFYDYLVANRFTDASKSFGKELLEIIRTDTSFDLNALYFTLNAQSKNKINNGLDETFLLAIDQYMDADMTNIYNTDPDLMIYFGAHHIVKMARLKKLNPQWSYLKCYWEASKEVVHITLDVFGTVPVIGELADVTNGVLYVIEGDGLNATISIASAVPIAGWAAVSTKYAIKINEVYSIGTKVKLVWKVSGDLITFGSRSQLRKVLGLAVGDLRQAHHIIPWNKLLEPAIQKAAKSQHAFHMNEALNGIPLDKAIHSGSHPHYDSLIQARLNAIPANATPDQAYAKVLDLINDVKDAIKNNPNVPLNQLIF from the coding sequence ATGTATCTAATTTTATTCACATCATTGTTTTCGAGTTGTTCAGTTGAAGAAAATATAATTTCTAATGAAACAATCCACAGTAGTAATTACAGTTTAAAGACAATTACAAGAGACGAGATTGATTTAAATACTAAGATTGTTGCAAAACTTCAAAAGTACAATTCGCAACAAAATAATATAACAAGCAAAAATGTCCCTATTGATAATCTAGGACTCACTATACAAACAGATAACGCAAATTACATTAAAAATGGTAATTATCATTCTTATACCTTTTCGACCGTACAAAATGAAACTGACAACATAAAAAACATACTTTTCTCCCTAACCGAAAATGGTGAATATGATGCTTTTCTGGTGGAATACGGTTTTAACAAAATAGAATTAAACAGTTTTGACAGTAAAAACAAACCTGGTTCAGCAAAAATAACGCCTATTAATCTTGACATAAGTTCTGTGACTGCAAAAACTGCTTCTTTGTGGGTTTGTAAATATAATTATGAACTAGTTAGTAGCGGAGACTTAGTAGGTGCAGAAAACGTAATCTATAGCTGGGTTCTGGTAACTTCAGATTGTACTGTAATAAATGCCAATGTAATAGATGATGATACAAGCACTACAAATTACGGTTCAGGCACAGCGTCCTATACCTCGAATGGATATATGAATCCGACAGCCGGAGGCGGTAGCAGCATAGCAACATCTCCTTTGTTTGCAATGTATGACGAACCTGAAATTTTAAAAATAGAAACTGTAAAAAAGTATTTAAATGTTGGTGGGCAGCAAAAAAGATTTTTAGAACAAAATGGAGAGATAGCTTTCGCATTTTATGATTATCTTGTAGCAAATAGATTTACTGATGCATCTAAAAGTTTTGGAAAAGAATTACTTGAGATTATAAGAACAGATACTTCATTCGATCTAAACGCTCTTTATTTCACTTTAAACGCCCAGAGCAAAAACAAAATAAACAATGGTTTAGACGAAACATTTTTACTTGCCATCGATCAATATATGGATGCGGATATGACAAACATATACAATACCGATCCCGATTTAATGATATATTTTGGGGCACATCACATTGTTAAAATGGCACGTTTAAAAAAACTAAATCCACAATGGAGCTATCTAAAATGTTATTGGGAAGCAAGCAAAGAAGTTGTTCACATAACACTTGATGTATTTGGAACCGTACCAGTTATAGGAGAACTAGCAGATGTTACTAATGGTGTGTTGTATGTTATTGAAGGTGATGGGTTGAATGCTACAATAAGTATTGCAAGTGCTGTTCCAATAGCGGGATGGGCTGCTGTTTCCACTAAATATGCTATTAAAATTAATGAAGTATATTCAATAGGAACTAAAGTTAAATTAGTTTGGAAAGTTAGTGGCGATTTAATTACTTTTGGTTCAAGAAGTCAATTAAGAAAAGTTTTAGGTCTAGCTGTTGGAGATTTACGACAAGCGCATCATATCATACCTTGGAACAAACTATTGGAACCGGCTATACAAAAAGCAGCCAAATCTCAACATGCTTTTCATATGAATGAGGCATTAAATGGTATCCCATTAGACAAGGCAATCCACAGCGGCAGTCATCCCCATTATGACAGTTTAATTCAAGCACGGTTAAATGCAATACCAGCAAATGCTACACCTGATCAAGCTTATGCTAAAGTTTTAGATTTAATTAACGATGTCAAAGATGCAATTAAAAACAATCCCAATGTTCCACTTAATCAATTAATTTTTTAA
- a CDS encoding imm11 family protein, giving the protein MKYYSITNSLNRKVLGHYPQIKNNKYNCDIWNDPHFIEHVHFTKVNFTPITANAILHDKSKLTDLISSNGMGFTLKLLISGKLKKILDNSRKTGLQFFKSPVILNNYLIDDYWILNMYEVDMNVIDLERSIIIQRIRKPEGGTTLIDVKFDSLENFTSEIREKELEGELYFKNIKIKENVNEDFFSLRYVEGGAKYVVSEKLKKEIEEENCTGIEFQPIELSLTEWLHGGEREKIYGK; this is encoded by the coding sequence ATGAAGTATTATTCAATAACCAATTCATTAAATAGAAAAGTATTAGGTCATTATCCCCAAATTAAGAATAATAAATATAATTGTGACATTTGGAATGACCCCCACTTTATAGAACATGTGCATTTTACTAAAGTAAATTTCACACCTATAACTGCAAACGCAATTTTACATGATAAGTCAAAATTAACTGACTTAATAAGCTCTAATGGGATGGGGTTTACATTGAAGCTTTTAATTAGTGGAAAATTAAAAAAGATACTAGATAACAGTAGGAAAACTGGCTTACAATTTTTCAAATCTCCTGTGATTCTTAATAATTATTTAATTGATGATTATTGGATTTTAAACATGTATGAAGTTGACATGAATGTTATTGATTTAGAAAGATCAATAATAATTCAACGTATTAGAAAACCCGAAGGAGGTACAACATTAATCGATGTAAAATTTGATTCATTGGAAAATTTTACATCAGAAATTAGAGAAAAAGAACTTGAAGGAGAACTCTACTTTAAAAACATTAAAATAAAAGAGAATGTAAATGAAGATTTTTTTTCTTTAAGATATGTAGAAGGTGGTGCAAAATATGTTGTCTCAGAAAAACTAAAAAAAGAGATAGAAGAAGAAAATTGCACAGGTATTGAATTTCAACCAATAGAATTATCTTTAACAGAATGGCTACATGGAGGTGAACGCGAAAAAATTTATGGAAAATGA
- a CDS encoding OmpA family protein translates to MRKITVLGLCSLLVLTSFFTSCDSVKNANNTQKGAGIGAVAGGVIGAVLGNNIGRGGNAALGAAIGAAVGGGTGALIGNKMDKQAREIDQALPGASVERVGEGIHLTLNENAVRFDTNKSTLTAQAKANLDKLVPVFNEYGDTDIQIFGYTDNTGKPEYNLTLSGQRAASVQSYLVSKGLKSSRFKTSGLGIADPIATNDTPEGRAQNRRVEFSITANDKMVNDAKAEAGK, encoded by the coding sequence ATGAGAAAGATAACTGTTTTAGGTTTGTGTAGTTTATTGGTATTGACTAGTTTTTTTACTAGTTGTGATTCAGTAAAGAATGCCAATAATACTCAAAAAGGTGCCGGAATTGGTGCTGTTGCAGGTGGTGTAATTGGTGCGGTTTTAGGAAATAATATCGGCCGAGGCGGAAACGCTGCTTTAGGTGCTGCGATTGGAGCTGCTGTTGGTGGTGGAACCGGAGCGCTTATTGGAAACAAAATGGATAAACAAGCGCGTGAAATCGATCAGGCACTTCCAGGAGCATCTGTAGAGAGAGTTGGAGAAGGAATTCACCTGACCCTGAACGAAAATGCAGTTCGTTTTGATACTAATAAATCTACTTTGACTGCTCAGGCTAAAGCTAACTTAGATAAATTGGTTCCTGTGTTTAATGAATACGGGGATACAGATATTCAGATTTTTGGTTACACTGATAATACAGGAAAACCGGAATATAATTTGACTCTTTCAGGACAAAGAGCGGCTTCAGTACAATCGTATTTAGTTTCTAAAGGATTAAAATCAAGCCGTTTCAAAACTTCAGGTTTAGGTATTGCTGATCCAATTGCAACAAATGACACTCCGGAAGGAAGAGCTCAAAACCGTCGTGTAGAATTCTCAATTACTGCAAACGACAAAATGGTAAATGACGCAAAAGCAGAAGCTGGAAAATAA
- a CDS encoding lipocalin family protein, with amino-acid sequence MKKGIFICLIAVMFFACKSASSTSSTDTTLSKKLDRPTQVALKGNWVLTNVSYPGSDYIKVNSFDLADSKCFIGSTWSFISNNNKGSMALTSPSCTGFSSPIVWSINNQGMFILKILDAGEKAKKVRDGYLLKVAGVTESSFQLIDNINVGGQVKDVVYQFQRAN; translated from the coding sequence ATGAAGAAGGGTATTTTTATATGCTTGATTGCCGTGATGTTTTTCGCGTGTAAATCAGCTTCGTCAACGTCTTCTACAGACACAACGCTTTCAAAAAAATTAGACAGACCTACTCAGGTAGCGTTAAAAGGGAATTGGGTGCTTACCAATGTGTCTTATCCGGGTTCAGATTACATTAAAGTAAATTCATTTGATCTTGCCGATTCAAAATGTTTTATCGGAAGTACCTGGAGCTTTATTTCAAATAATAATAAAGGATCAATGGCTTTAACATCGCCAAGCTGTACCGGATTTTCTTCACCAATTGTATGGAGTATCAACAATCAGGGAATGTTTATTCTTAAGATTCTTGATGCTGGAGAAAAAGCGAAGAAAGTAAGAGATGGTTACTTACTTAAAGTTGCCGGTGTAACTGAAAGTTCATTCCAATTAATTGATAATATCAATGTTGGTGGTCAGGTAAAAGATGTTGTTTACCAATTTCAAAGAGCTAATTAA
- the htpG gene encoding molecular chaperone HtpG, with product MTTGKINVSVENIFPLIKKFLYSDHEIFLRELISNGTDATLKLKHLISIGEAKVEYGNPIIEVKIDKEAKKIHIIDQGLGMTADEVEKYINQVAFSGAEEFLDKYKDSAKDSGIIGHFGLGFYSAFMVAEKVEIITKSYKDEPAAHWTCDGSPEFTLEPADKTSRGTEIILHIAEDSLEFLEDSKISGLLNKYNKFMPIPIKFGTRTETLPKPEDAPEDYINETVETDNIINNPNPAWTKQPSELSDEDYKNFYRELYPMQFEEPLFHIHLNVDYPFNLTGILYFPKLGTDMQIQKDKIQLYQNQVYVTDNVEGIVPEFLTMLKGVIDSPDIPLNVSRSGLQADGAVKKISNYITRKVADKLKALFNENRADFEAKWNDIKIVLEYGMLSEDKFYEKAGAFVLYPTVDETYFTLEELKEKLKENQTDKDGKLVVLYAGNKDAQHSYIEAAKDKGYEVLLLDSPIISHLIQKIENDNKDVTFVRVDSDHIDNLIKKDENTISRLSEDEKATLKTSLEAYIPKAYSVQLEAMDSQAAPFLITQPEFMRRMKEMSQTGGGGMFGMGNMPEMYNLVVNTNSDLASNILNTEDKVHQEHLVKQALDLAKLSQNLLKGEALTAFVKRSFEMIK from the coding sequence ATGACAACAGGTAAAATTAATGTTTCGGTAGAAAACATCTTTCCCTTAATCAAAAAGTTCTTATACAGTGACCATGAAATCTTCCTTAGAGAGTTAATTTCAAACGGAACTGATGCTACTTTAAAACTAAAACACCTTATCAGCATTGGTGAAGCTAAAGTAGAATACGGAAACCCAATTATCGAAGTAAAAATTGATAAAGAAGCTAAAAAAATCCACATTATCGACCAAGGTTTAGGTATGACAGCTGATGAGGTTGAAAAATACATCAACCAGGTAGCTTTCTCAGGAGCCGAAGAATTCCTAGACAAATACAAAGATTCTGCAAAAGATTCTGGAATTATTGGTCACTTTGGTCTTGGTTTCTATTCTGCTTTTATGGTGGCTGAAAAAGTAGAAATCATTACAAAATCATATAAAGACGAACCAGCTGCACACTGGACATGCGACGGAAGTCCGGAATTTACTTTGGAACCGGCTGACAAAACTTCACGTGGTACAGAAATCATCCTTCATATTGCAGAAGATTCTCTTGAGTTTTTAGAAGATTCTAAAATCAGCGGATTATTGAATAAGTATAATAAATTTATGCCTATTCCTATTAAATTCGGAACTAGAACTGAAACACTTCCAAAACCGGAAGATGCTCCGGAAGACTACATAAACGAAACTGTTGAAACAGACAACATCATCAACAACCCAAATCCGGCTTGGACAAAACAGCCTTCTGAATTATCTGATGAAGATTACAAAAACTTCTACAGGGAATTGTATCCAATGCAGTTTGAAGAGCCGTTATTCCATATCCATTTAAATGTAGATTACCCATTTAACTTAACTGGTATTTTGTATTTCCCGAAATTAGGAACGGATATGCAAATCCAAAAAGATAAAATTCAATTATACCAAAATCAGGTTTACGTTACAGATAACGTAGAAGGAATTGTACCTGAATTTCTTACAATGTTAAAAGGAGTAATCGATTCTCCGGATATTCCGTTAAATGTTTCTCGTTCTGGTTTACAAGCCGATGGCGCGGTTAAGAAAATTTCAAACTACATTACTCGTAAAGTAGCTGATAAATTAAAAGCTTTATTCAATGAAAACCGTGCTGATTTTGAAGCAAAATGGAACGATATTAAAATCGTTTTAGAATACGGAATGCTTTCTGAAGATAAATTCTACGAAAAAGCAGGAGCTTTTGTATTGTATCCAACTGTAGATGAAACTTATTTCACTTTAGAAGAGTTAAAAGAAAAACTAAAAGAAAACCAAACAGATAAAGACGGTAAATTAGTTGTTCTTTACGCTGGAAATAAAGACGCACAGCACTCTTATATTGAAGCAGCAAAAGACAAAGGTTACGAAGTATTACTTTTAGACTCTCCGATTATCTCGCATTTGATTCAGAAAATCGAAAACGATAATAAAGATGTAACTTTTGTACGTGTTGACTCTGATCATATTGACAATTTGATCAAAAAAGACGAAAACACGATTTCAAGATTATCTGAGGATGAAAAAGCTACTTTAAAAACTTCATTAGAAGCCTATATCCCAAAAGCATACAGTGTTCAATTGGAAGCTATGGACAGCCAGGCAGCTCCGTTCTTAATCACGCAACCGGAATTTATGCGTAGAATGAAAGAAATGAGCCAGACAGGCGGAGGCGGAATGTTCGGAATGGGTAATATGCCGGAAATGTACAATTTGGTTGTAAACACTAATTCTGATTTAGCTTCAAACATTTTAAATACTGAAGATAAAGTACACCAGGAGCATTTGGTAAAACAAGCTTTAGACTTGGCTAAATTATCTCAAAATCTATTAAAAGGTGAAGCTTTAACTGCCTTCGTAAAAAGAAGTTTTGAAATGATTAAATAA
- a CDS encoding patatin-like phospholipase family protein, with the protein MDKKKFTENGTVLAIINDLRDNIKNKKFSDITDNNNYQYVDLVQEGGGVLGIALIGYVYVLEKMGIRFLSLAGTSAGSINTMLMAAAGTCDMEKSEWILDCLCNKNLYDFVDGDRDARQFIDALLSDAGNLKLIMRGVQVVDNFKDDLGLNPGNNFHQWMTNLLSQKGIKNYADLEALRKKGVSDKNKLFRISDQGKKEEYKREDHWSEMAIIAADITTESKIVFPKMMDLFYSNPKVQNPADFVRASMSIPLFFTPFKITNIPGGVDAWNKWNDATCLRTSVPSEVMFMDGGIISNFPIDIFHENLNVPASPTFGIKLGYDKNEINKNEKFSNLISSMFDTARYGYDSEFLRKNPDFKNLIGYIDTGSHNWLNFNLTDDAKIDLFIRGAQNASDFLNRFNWDDYKKIRKAKSDYYKSV; encoded by the coding sequence ATGGATAAAAAGAAATTTACCGAAAATGGAACAGTTCTAGCAATTATTAACGATTTAAGAGACAACATTAAAAACAAGAAATTCTCGGACATAACAGACAATAATAATTACCAATATGTTGATCTTGTTCAGGAAGGCGGTGGCGTACTCGGAATTGCCTTAATTGGATATGTTTATGTTTTAGAAAAAATGGGAATTCGTTTTCTTAGTTTGGCAGGAACCTCCGCAGGAAGTATAAACACTATGTTAATGGCTGCTGCCGGAACTTGTGACATGGAGAAATCAGAATGGATTCTGGATTGTCTTTGCAATAAAAACCTTTATGATTTTGTTGATGGAGATCGTGACGCCCGCCAGTTCATAGATGCATTATTGAGCGATGCCGGAAATTTAAAATTGATCATGAGAGGTGTTCAGGTGGTAGATAATTTTAAAGATGATTTAGGACTGAATCCAGGAAATAATTTCCACCAATGGATGACCAATTTACTTTCGCAGAAAGGCATAAAAAATTACGCTGATCTGGAAGCATTACGAAAAAAGGGAGTTTCAGATAAAAACAAATTATTCCGAATCAGCGATCAGGGTAAAAAAGAGGAATACAAGAGAGAAGACCATTGGAGTGAAATGGCCATTATAGCTGCAGACATTACAACGGAAAGCAAAATTGTTTTCCCAAAAATGATGGATTTATTTTACTCAAATCCCAAAGTTCAAAACCCAGCCGATTTTGTTCGCGCTTCCATGTCAATTCCTTTATTTTTTACTCCGTTTAAAATTACAAACATTCCCGGCGGAGTCGATGCCTGGAACAAATGGAACGATGCTACCTGTTTGAGAACCTCAGTACCATCAGAAGTTATGTTTATGGATGGCGGAATTATTTCAAACTTCCCAATTGATATTTTCCATGAGAATTTAAATGTTCCGGCCTCTCCAACTTTTGGAATTAAATTGGGTTACGATAAAAACGAAATCAATAAAAATGAAAAATTCTCTAATTTAATAAGTTCCATGTTTGATACTGCGAGATACGGTTATGATTCTGAATTTTTAAGAAAAAATCCAGACTTCAAAAACCTAATAGGTTATATTGATACCGGAAGTCATAACTGGCTCAATTTTAATTTAACCGACGATGCCAAAATCGATTTATTTATCCGCGGAGCGCAAAACGCTTCAGATTTTTTAAATCGCTTTAACTGGGATGATTACAAGAAAATCCGTAAGGCAAAAAGCGATTATTATAAGTCGGTTTAA
- a CDS encoding DUF4369 domain-containing protein, whose translation MKKTLIAFVTLALLASCSKKETTGNVHITGNVKGLKKGTLYIQKIVDTALVAIDSIKIDGNSAFESNITLDSPQVLYLFLDRGVTNSLDNNILFFAEPGNINIETNLDHYISDAKITGSKNQELYEQYAKINSRFTDENLSLVEPRFKALKRQDQKAVDSITKLQESNIKRKYLYATNFALNNKDYEVAPYIALAEIYDINLKFLDTIQKSMTPKVAKSFYGKKLTKYVNDLKKEQQTLQTAE comes from the coding sequence ATGAAAAAAACATTAATTGCTTTTGTTACGCTTGCCCTGTTAGCATCATGCAGCAAAAAAGAAACTACTGGTAATGTACATATTACAGGAAACGTTAAGGGATTAAAAAAAGGAACACTATATATCCAAAAAATTGTTGACACAGCACTTGTTGCTATCGACAGTATTAAAATAGACGGAAATTCTGCTTTTGAAAGCAATATCACATTAGATTCACCACAAGTATTGTATTTGTTTTTAGATCGTGGCGTTACCAATTCATTAGACAATAACATTTTGTTTTTTGCAGAACCCGGAAACATCAATATCGAAACCAATCTGGATCACTACATTTCTGACGCTAAAATCACGGGATCAAAAAATCAGGAATTATACGAACAGTATGCAAAAATTAATAGCCGCTTTACAGATGAAAACCTTTCATTAGTAGAACCACGTTTTAAAGCTTTAAAAAGACAAGATCAAAAGGCAGTAGACAGCATCACCAAATTACAAGAGTCTAACATCAAAAGAAAATACTTGTACGCTACAAACTTTGCCCTAAACAACAAAGACTATGAAGTTGCCCCTTATATTGCGTTAGCAGAGATTTATGACATCAATTTAAAGTTTCTTGACACGATTCAAAAATCGATGACTCCAAAAGTGGCTAAATCATTTTATGGAAAGAAACTAACTAAGTACGTTAATGACCTTAAAAAGGAACAACAAACACTGCAAACCGCAGAATAA